A single Pseudomonas sp. MM223 DNA region contains:
- the mnmC_2 gene encoding tRNA 5-methylaminomethyl-2-thiouridine biosynthesis bifunctional protein MnmC (*Name mnmC_2), whose translation MVSPPPRTPTCGPQSLFAQLARLSHPGTVLGTFTTTGWVRRSLVEAGFAMKKVPGIGKKWEVMSGAYVGTLPGPGAPWYARPAATQGPREALVIGAGLAGSTTAASLARRGWQVTVLERHEAPAQEASGNPQGVLYLKLSAHGTALSQMILSGFGYTRRQLQRLQRGHDWDACGVLQLAFDSKEAERQGKLAAAFDHDLLHALARAEAEAIAGVALPAGGLFYPEGGWVHPPALCQQQLQHPGIRLLTHQEVIELRKVDDHWQAWAGERLLASAPVVILAGAAEVRRFEPCAQLPLKRIRGQITRLPATASSRALRTVVCAEGYVAPPRGDEHTLGASFDFHSEDLAPTVAEHQGNLALLDEISVDLAQRLGTAELAPEQLQGRAAFRCTSPDYLPIVGPVADAQLFAEAYAVLGRDARQVPDVACPWLEGLYVNSGHGSRGLITAPLSGELVAAWVCGEPLPLPRAVAEACHPNRFALRKLIRGK comes from the coding sequence ATGGTTTCGCCCCCGCCAAGAACCCCGACATGTGGACCCCAGAGCCTGTTCGCACAGCTGGCGCGGCTATCGCACCCGGGCACAGTGCTGGGCACCTTCACCACCACCGGCTGGGTTCGCCGCAGCCTGGTCGAAGCCGGCTTCGCCATGAAAAAGGTGCCAGGCATCGGCAAGAAGTGGGAGGTGATGAGCGGTGCCTACGTCGGCACCCTGCCCGGGCCAGGCGCACCTTGGTACGCGCGCCCCGCCGCTACCCAGGGGCCGCGCGAGGCGCTGGTGATTGGTGCAGGCCTCGCCGGCAGCACAACCGCTGCCAGCCTGGCCCGGCGTGGCTGGCAGGTTACCGTGCTGGAGCGCCACGAAGCCCCGGCACAGGAAGCCTCGGGCAACCCGCAAGGGGTGCTGTACCTCAAGTTGTCGGCCCATGGCACTGCGCTGTCGCAGATGATCTTGTCCGGGTTCGGCTACACCCGGCGCCAGCTGCAGCGCTTGCAGCGTGGCCACGACTGGGATGCCTGCGGCGTGCTGCAACTGGCCTTCGACAGCAAGGAAGCCGAGCGCCAAGGCAAGCTGGCTGCCGCCTTCGACCACGATTTGCTGCATGCACTGGCACGCGCCGAGGCCGAAGCCATCGCCGGGGTGGCCTTGCCGGCCGGCGGGTTGTTCTACCCCGAGGGTGGCTGGGTGCACCCGCCCGCGCTGTGCCAACAGCAGTTGCAGCACCCAGGTATCCGCCTGCTGACACACCAGGAAGTCATCGAGCTGCGCAAGGTTGATGACCACTGGCAAGCCTGGGCTGGCGAGCGCCTGCTGGCCAGCGCGCCCGTGGTGATCCTGGCCGGTGCTGCCGAGGTGCGGCGCTTCGAGCCTTGCGCGCAGTTGCCACTCAAGCGCATCCGGGGGCAAATCACCCGCTTGCCGGCCACCGCCAGCAGCCGGGCACTGCGCACCGTGGTGTGCGCGGAGGGCTATGTGGCACCGCCGCGCGGGGATGAACATACCCTGGGCGCAAGTTTTGATTTCCACAGCGAAGACCTGGCGCCGACAGTGGCCGAGCACCAGGGCAACCTGGCGTTGCTGGACGAGATCTCCGTTGACCTGGCCCAGCGCCTGGGCACGGCCGAATTGGCCCCTGAGCAGTTGCAGGGGCGCGCGGCGTTCCGTTGCACCAGCCCGGACTACCTGCCGATCGTGGGGCCGGTGGCTGATGCGCAATTGTTTGCCGAGGCCTATGCAGTGCTGGGCCGGGATGCGCGGCAGGTGCCGGATGTGGCCTGCCCTTGGCTGGAGGGGTTGTATGTGAACAGCGGGCACGGGTCGCGCGGATTGATCACGGCGCCACTGAGTGGAGAACTGGTGGCGGCTTGGGTGTGCGGGGAACCGTTGCCATTGCCGCGGGCGGTGGCAGAGGCTTGTCATCCAAACCGGTTTGCGTTGCGTAAGCTCATTCGCGGTAAGTGA
- a CDS encoding Polyphosphate:AMP phosphotransferase, whose translation MFESAEIGHSIDKEAYDAEVPALREALLEAQYELKQQARFPVIVLINGIEGAGKGETVKLLNEWMDPRMIDVLTFDQQTDEELARPPAWRYWRALPPKGRMGVFFGNWYSQMLQGRVHGVFKDAVLDQAIMGAERLEQMLCDEGALIIKFWFHLSKKQMKARLKSLKDDPLHSWKISPLDWQQSQTYDRFVRFGERVLRRTSRDYAPWHIVEGVDPNYRSLAVGRILLESLQAALANNPKGKHQGNVAPLGRSIDQRSLLGALDMTLRLDKADYQEQLVTEQARLAGLLRDKRMRRHALVAVFEGNDAAGKGSAIRRVAAALDPRQYRIVPIAAPTEEERAQPYLWRFWRHIPARGKFTIFDRSWYGRVLVERVEGFCSPADWMRAYSEINDFEEQLVNAGVVVVKFWLAIDQQTQLERFQEREQIPFKRYKITEDDWRNRDKWDDYAQAVGDMVDRTSSEIAPWTLVEANDKRWARVKVLRTINQALEAAFAKHKK comes from the coding sequence ATGTTCGAATCTGCCGAAATCGGCCACAGCATCGACAAGGAGGCTTACGACGCCGAGGTACCCGCTTTACGCGAGGCCCTGCTCGAAGCCCAGTACGAACTCAAGCAGCAGGCGCGTTTCCCGGTGATCGTGCTGATCAACGGCATCGAAGGCGCCGGCAAGGGTGAGACGGTAAAGCTGCTCAACGAGTGGATGGACCCGCGCATGATCGATGTGCTCACCTTCGACCAGCAGACCGACGAAGAGCTGGCCCGGCCGCCCGCCTGGCGCTACTGGCGGGCTCTGCCACCCAAGGGGCGGATGGGCGTGTTCTTTGGCAACTGGTACAGCCAGATGCTGCAGGGGCGGGTGCACGGGGTGTTCAAGGATGCCGTGCTCGATCAGGCGATCATGGGCGCCGAGCGCCTGGAGCAGATGCTGTGCGATGAAGGTGCGCTGATCATCAAGTTCTGGTTCCACCTGTCCAAGAAGCAGATGAAGGCACGGCTGAAATCGCTCAAGGACGACCCGCTGCACAGCTGGAAGATCAGCCCGCTGGACTGGCAGCAGTCGCAAACCTACGACCGCTTCGTGCGCTTTGGCGAGCGCGTGCTGCGCCGCACCAGCCGCGACTACGCGCCATGGCATATCGTTGAAGGGGTAGACCCGAACTACCGTAGCCTGGCGGTGGGGCGCATCCTGCTGGAAAGCCTGCAAGCCGCGCTGGCCAACAACCCCAAGGGCAAGCACCAGGGCAACGTCGCCCCGCTGGGCCGCAGTATCGACCAGCGCAGCTTGCTCGGTGCCCTCGACATGACCTTGCGTCTGGACAAGGCCGATTACCAGGAGCAGTTGGTCACCGAACAGGCCCGCCTGGCCGGCCTGCTACGCGACAAGCGCATGCGCCGGCACGCCTTGGTGGCCGTGTTCGAAGGCAACGATGCTGCCGGCAAGGGCAGTGCCATTCGCCGCGTGGCGGCGGCGTTGGACCCGCGCCAGTACCGCATCGTGCCGATTGCCGCGCCTACCGAAGAAGAGCGCGCGCAGCCCTACCTGTGGCGGTTTTGGCGGCATATTCCGGCACGCGGCAAGTTCACCATCTTTGATCGCTCCTGGTATGGCCGGGTGCTGGTGGAGCGGGTGGAAGGTTTTTGCAGCCCCGCCGACTGGATGCGTGCCTATAGCGAGATCAACGACTTTGAAGAGCAGTTGGTGAATGCTGGCGTAGTCGTGGTGAAGTTCTGGCTGGCGATTGACCAGCAGACCCAGCTGGAGCGTTTTCAGGAGCGTGAGCAGATCCCGTTCAAGCGCTACAAGATCACCGAGGACGACTGGCGCAACCGCGACAAGTGGGACGACTATGCCCAGGCGGTGGGCGACATGGTCGACCGCACCAGCAGCGAAATTGCACCCTGGACGCTGGTAGAGGCCAACGACAAGCGCTGGGCGCGGGTGAAGGTGCTGCGCACCATCAACCAGGCGCTTGAGGCGGCGTTCGCCAAGCACAAAAAATAA
- the yhbE gene encoding putative inner membrane transporter YhbE (*Name yhbE), with the protein MHTTSGRWSYGLFLALLTALLWGILPIKLKQVLQVVDPITVTWYRLLVSGGLLFAWLAAKRRLPSFTRLAPKGKGLVVVAVLGLMGNYVLYLIGLNLLSPGTAQLVVQVGPVLLLVASVFVFRERFSLGQGVGLLILLAGFGLFFNQRLEELLTSLGTYTTGVLTILLATSIWVFYALSQKQLLTVWHSQQVMMVIYLSCAALLTPWVHPLEALQLTPVQGWLLLACCLNTLVAYGAFAEALAHWEASRVSATLALTPLVTFVAVAVAALVWPEFVQAEDINALGYVGAVTVVFGSALVALGPSLVASWRARKARLPQVR; encoded by the coding sequence ATGCACACCACTTCCGGCCGCTGGAGCTATGGCCTGTTCCTGGCACTTCTGACCGCATTGCTGTGGGGCATCTTGCCGATCAAGCTCAAGCAGGTGCTGCAAGTAGTCGACCCGATCACTGTCACCTGGTACCGCCTGCTGGTTTCCGGTGGCCTGCTGTTCGCCTGGCTGGCCGCCAAGCGGCGTTTGCCGTCGTTCACCCGGCTGGCGCCCAAAGGCAAGGGCCTGGTTGTGGTGGCTGTACTTGGCCTGATGGGTAACTACGTGCTGTACCTGATCGGCCTCAACCTGCTCAGCCCCGGCACCGCGCAGCTGGTGGTGCAGGTTGGCCCGGTGCTGTTGCTGGTGGCCAGCGTGTTTGTGTTCCGTGAACGCTTCAGCCTGGGGCAGGGCGTGGGCCTGCTGATTCTGCTGGCGGGTTTTGGCCTGTTCTTCAACCAGCGCCTCGAAGAGTTGCTGACCTCACTGGGCACCTACACCACTGGCGTGCTGACCATTCTGCTGGCCACCAGCATCTGGGTGTTCTACGCCCTCAGCCAGAAACAGTTGCTGACGGTGTGGCATTCACAGCAGGTGATGATGGTGATCTACCTCAGTTGCGCCGCGCTGCTCACGCCCTGGGTACACCCGCTGGAGGCGCTGCAATTGACCCCGGTGCAAGGTTGGCTGCTGCTGGCCTGCTGCCTGAACACCTTGGTGGCTTATGGCGCGTTTGCCGAGGCGCTGGCGCATTGGGAGGCATCGCGGGTAAGTGCCACGCTGGCGTTGACGCCGCTGGTGACCTTTGTCGCGGTGGCCGTGGCGGCCTTGGTGTGGCCTGAGTTTGTTCAGGCCGAAGACATCAATGCCCTGGGGTATGTAGGGGCGGTGACCGTGGTGTTCGGCTCGGCGCTGGTGGCGCTGGGGCCATCGCTGGTGGCCAGTTGGCGTGCCCGCAAAGCGCGCTTGCCCCAGGTTCGGTGA